AAAACATAGCTATGAAAAATATCCTAAAAAGCAACCTTTTATTTTACCTGCTAATGGTAATAAATATGAATGCTCAAAAGACCATTACTGGTTTTAATCACGTAGAAAGTGTCGCAACGGATGGAAAATGCTTGTATCTAGCTGATATTGGTAAAGAACTAAATCCAACTACAAAAGATGGTGATGGACACATAATTAAACTAGATAAAAACGGAAAAATATTAGATGCTAATTTCGTAAAAGAAATATTAAATGCACCAAAAGGATTAGCAATTGACAAAGGAATTTTATATATCAATGATATTAATAGTTTAGTAGCCATTGATATAAAAACAGGAAATAAATTATATGAAATTGATTTTAGCAAAGACACGTCATTCTTAAATGATATAGCTATTTGGGACAACAACACTCTATACGTTTCGGCTACTGATATAAGTAAACTTTTCAAAGTTAATTTAACTGATAAATCCTATTCAGAAATTAAAACCGATAAAATAATTGATGGTATTAACGGATTATTCTGTTACCAAAAAGAAAACAGTATATACGTAAATGGTTTTGGAAGTGACAACAAACCTAATGGAATTGTAGGTTATATAAATCTTATAAACAATCAATTTACTCAAATAACTAAAACAGAAGGGTACTATGATGGAATCTTCATTTATGATGATGTACTCTACTTCAGTAATTGGGTATCTTTTGAAAAAAAAGGAATTATAATTTCAATGCAATTATCAAATGGCAAAATTTCTGTTGTAAAAATGAAAGAGCCAATTAGTGGTCCAGCTGATTTTACAATTTTCAAAAACCAATTAATTATTCCTGGAATGATGGATGGTACATTATTATTTGCACCAATAAAAAAAGACGTATTATTTATCAATTGAAATCTTAAAGTATGAAAAAATCAATAACAGTAATAGGACTTGGAGGTGTTGGAGGATACTTCGGTTTCAAATTAGCTCAAACTTATAGTGTTTCTTTAGATATAGCAATCACTTTTGTTGCAAGAAACGAAACATATGAAATCATCAAAAACAATGGATTAACATTGCTTTCACCCGAACATTCAAATAGTAAAGCGTACCCAAATTACTTAATTGACAACCTTAATGATTTACCAGTTTCAGATTTACTTTTAATCTGTGTAAAAGAATACGATCTGGAAGCCGTTTGTTTAACTATTAAGGAGAAAATAAAGAATGATACTATTATTTTACCTTTAATGAATGGAGCCGATATCTATGAAAGAATACGTGGAATTATTCCTAATGGTATTGTACTTCCAGCTTGTGTATATGTAGCTTCACACATCAAAGAAAAAGCCTGTATAGAACACAAGGGTAAGGCTGGAAAAATCATACTTGGTAAAGACCCTTTACATCAACAATTTTCACCTGATGAAATAGTATCAACACTTAAAAATGCAGGAATTGATATGGAATTTAAAGAGAATTCATTACCAGAAATTTGGACTAAATTTTTCTTCATTGCAAGTTTCGGATTAGTTACAGCAAGATATAACAAGTCAATAGGTCAAGTCAACGAAGAAGATAATTTAAAAATGGAAGCATTAGCCATAATGGCCGAAATAAAGAAAATTACAAATCTAAAAGGCATAAAACTATCAGACACAATTATTGCAGATACTTTTGAAAAAGCAGCAACTTTTCCTTACCATACACCAACTTCATTACAATTAGATGTCCAGTCCAAAAAAAGCCAAAATGAGTTAGAATTATTTGCAGTAACAATCATAAAATATGGTAAAGAATTAAAGCTAAAAGTTCCAGCTACAATTAAAATTTATGAAGAAATAAAACAGTTGAACACAGTCTTATAAAAACGTATATGAAATTCACAATAGATAAATCAATAGAAATTCTTACTTCAACTCCTTTTGTTTTAAAAGCCAATCTAAATCAATTAAGTAGTGAGTGGCTTCACAATAACGAAGGAGAAAACACCTGGAGCCCATTTGAAATAGTAATACATCTTATTAATGGAGAAAAAACAAATTGGCTTCCTAGAATCCATATAATCCTTTCCGAAAACAAAGAAAAAAGCTTGGAAAGTTTTATAAGAATGGATGATATAGATTACTATAAAGAAAGAAGTATCTCTGAACTTTTAAATGAATTTAAAGAAAGACGAAATCAGAACATCAATGATTTAAAAGCAATGCAAATTGATGATGATGATTTAAATAAAACTGCAATACATCCAGTTTTTGGAACTGTAAAATTATCCCAACTTATAGCAACTTGGACATTACACGACCTAAATCATTTATCTCAAATATCACGTGTATTAGCAAAACAATACAAAGAAGAAGTTGGTCCTTGGAAAGAATATTTGCCAATACTAGGGAAATAAAATATTGCTAATCAATCCTAAATCCAATCGATTTAAAATGGAATCAAAATACCACATTGTAAACACTTCTCCAAATGATTTAGAAATGATTTGCTGGATGTTTGAAGAAGCAATAGCTTATCAAAAAAGAAATAATTATAAAGGTTGGGACAGTTATGACAAAGCCTTTCTTGAGAATGAAATCAGTAAACTGCTTCAATTTAAAATTGTAGAAAATAAAAAGATATTGTGCATTTTCAGTGTTTGCTTCAATGATCCATTAATATGGCGAGAAAAAGATACAGGAACCTCTATTTATTTACATCGAATAACAGTAAACCCAAAATTCAAAGGACAAAAGCAATTTAAAAAAGTATTGAATTGGGCGATAGAATATGCTTATAAAAATAAATTAGATACAATACGAATGGATACTTGGGCTGAAAATACCACAATAATAGATTATTATAAAAGTTATGGCTTTCAATTTTTAGAAAACTACAAAACAGCCAATACAAAAGAACTTCCCATCCAACATCGAAATTTAAATGTAGCATTATTAGAATATAAAGTAAAACCAATAGCAAAAACCAATGATATTTGATAACTACGAACTCCGTTTACTGCAAAGAGATGATAAGAAGTGTTTTTTTCAACTAATAAAAAATAACATTGGTCGTCTTGAAGATTTTGTAGTAGGTATTGTTGCACAAACAAAAACAGAAGACGATGTTGAAAATTTCATTAATAACTCGATAATTAAAATTTTAAACAAGAGCTACTACCCTTATTTAGTGATTGATTTGAAAACCAAAAAGCCAATTGGATTTGTTGATATAAAAAATATCGATTGGAACATTCCCAAAGCAGAATTAGGTTTTTTTATAGATGAAAATTATACCGGAAAAGGTATTTCGACAAAAGCAATAATTCATCTTTCAGAATATTTATTCGATGAATTAAAATTCAATAAGTTATTATTACGAATACATCAGTCAAATAAATCATCAATAGGTGTTGCAGAAAAATGTGGTTTTGAATTTGAAGGGATTATCAAAAATGATTACAAAACTACAAAAGGGAAAATTGTAGATTTTAGGTATTATGGAAAAGTAAAATCTTAAAAAAATTACTATATGGCTACTCAATTTGAAAAAGGATTACTGTTTGAGAAACTTCATCATTTGAATAATGAAACTTTCATAATTCCAAATCCTTGGGATATTGCTTCTGCAAAAATTTTAGCCCATTTTGGTTTTAAAGCTTTGGCTACTTCTAGTGCCGCATTAGCCTTATCGGAAGGAGTTTCTGATAATGAATTGCCTTTAGAAAAAGTATTAATTCATTTGAAAAAGATTACATCGGCTACTAATTTACCAGTTACCGCAGATCTTGGTAACGGTTTTTTTGATAAACCAGAAATGATTTATGATACTATAATAAAAGCAGCTGAAACTGGAATAGTTGGAGCTTCAATCGAAGACACGAACTCTAATAAAAATTATCCTTTAGAATTGGCTGTAGAAAGAATTAAAGCTGCTTCAGAAGCTGCTAAAAGTTTGAATTTCCCTTTTATGTTAACAGCTCGTGCTGACAATTATTTCATTGGAAATCCAAATTTAAAAGATACAATAAAACGATTACAAGCTTACCAAATGGCTGGTGCCGATGTTCTCTTTGCTCCTGGAATAATTTTAAAAGAAGAAATACAATCTATTGTAACTTCAATAGATAAACCTTTGAATGTATTAATGGGTATCAAGGGTTCTAACTCAAATTTTGAAGAATTATCGAAAATCGGAGTAAAAAGGATAAGTCTTGGAGCTTCACTTTATCGAAATACTATGACCCGTTTTATTGAATCAATAGAAAGTATTAAACAAACAGGTCAATTTGATTTTGCAGATGAATCTTTAAGCTTTCAAGAAATTAAAAATTTGCAATAAAACACCTCAAAAATTAGAATTATGAACAAAAATCCAAATTCAAAGTATAAAATTCGATTTCCAGATTGTGATATGTTTGGACATTTAAACAATTCAAGATACCTAGATTATTTAATCAATGCACGTGAAGATCATTTAAAAGACTTTTACAATTTTGACTTTAATGAGTATTATAAAAATGATTTAGCTTGGGTAATTAACAGTCACGAAATTACATATTTACGACCAGCCGTTTTTAATGAAATCGTTACGATTCAATCCACATTATTGAATTTAGACATTGAATCACTTCATTTAGAAACAATTATGATGAATGAAGAGCAAAATCAAATAAAAGCTATTATGAGATCAATACTTATTCCAATAAATTTAAAAACGGGTCGAAAAGCACCTCACAATTCTGAATTTATGGAATGGGCAAAAACTATTGAAAATAAAGAAGTTGGAAATCAAGGAGATTTGAAAGAAAGAATTAAACAACTACTTTCTGATTTCAAATCCAAATAAAACCAAAAAAACTAGACACGAAGATTAAGCACATAAAACAAAGTATGAAGCCAAAATACATTCTAGAAAACTACGATAGAATCCTAAAAGAAATCAAAAACCCAAAGATTATTTTTAGCAACGATCTAACACCTTTTGTAGAAAATTTTACTTCTGAAAGTTTTCTTATTTCTCAAGTAGATTTCATCAAACAAAATGGAAAAACAAAATACATTATCAAAAAACCAATTCACAATCTACATCCAAAAGTAACAAAACTAAACTTCAAGGAGTCTGAAATTGTTGAAGAATTTGAGCCTTTTATTCCACAAATACTTGATGAATTAAACATTCCGGAGAACCAAAGTAGTTTACGTTGGTGTACTAAAAATGAGAATACTTTATACGTTTTACAAGAGTGTGAAATCGAGGATCTATTACAAGAAAAACGATTCTTTCTCTATTGCTATCATTCATTAAAAAATGAAAATTCAAAAATCAAGAAAATAAATAAAGAACGAGTATTTAAGTTCAAAATAAAAGAACGAATTGAACAATACATTCATAGAAAACAGTACGCCCTAGAGAATTTAGCACATCGCCTAATCAAGGAAATCAATCCAAAAAACTCATCAGATCTTTATCAATTTTCTAATAATTATGATAAAATTGATTGTCTAAAAATCACCTATATCTACCTTGAAAAATTACTTCGTTTTATTGAAAAAGAATATAGAAACTATCTCAATGTAAATATTCAAATCCCCTATCGTTCCACTTTAGTCAAAGACTTTGAAATTACAAACAAACTTAAAAAAGTCAAATCACGATTATTAGAAAGTAACATAAATGACCAATTATTAAAATTGGCTTATGAACCATTGTTAAAAATTGCAACAATAAACATTCAAGAAAAATTGACCTATTATGAATTTAATTATTGTTCAGAATTCATAATAGCTCTTTACAAACAAATACATTTCGAAAATATTTCTGAAGAAATAATCAAAGAATGTCTTTTCGATTTAAACTTTAATTCTACACAGTTTTTTGATAATTTGACTGATGGTATTTTAATGGAATTATCCGTACAAGAAAACAATATCCAAAAGATTGATATTCTTTACAGATTACTCAAAAATTACAATCAAAAACAAACTCGAACGTTCATAAAGTATAATGAAAATTTACCTTCAATAAAAGAGCAGATCATAAGTTGGATTGAAGAAGAAATTGAATATTTATCTAAAAAAATGAAATTGGATGCCAATCAATTTACTAATGTATGTACCAATGAAGCTAAAATCAAATTTCTTACCGGATTATCAGTAGCACAGTTGAGTTATTTTTTCGCATTATTAATCGAAACAGGGGTAATAAAACATAAAAATCAAGCAGATATATTTCGTTTTATTTCAGAAAATTTCAAAACAGCAAACACCGATAAAATATCGACAGATAGCATAAAATCAAAATACTACAATATTGAAACGTCTACAAAAAATGTTATCCGTGAAAAAATAATTGAACTACTCGGATTGACGAAGTTTTAAAACCTCCTTCAACATTCTCCATCCAAAACTATTCATTGTAAGTAAAGTTTCATCACTAATTAGTAACAATTCTGAAATATTTGGGATTTTATGTAAATTCATAAATCCTTGCAATTCGGGACTAATTGTTGTTGCTTCTTTCATAACTAAATCTTTTTAAGATATACGAAAAAATCCCATTTTGGTATTGGTACAAACAACAGCGTGGGACATCGATCATCAGCATCAGAGGTACGACCAAGCACCTACAGCCACGATAAACCGAGCCCACGCATAGCGTAGGCGAACAGTTTATTCGTAGGCTGATTATAAGAAGTTTGGTCGTTTTCTGATGCCCTAAATAACTTTCGCAATATATTTTATAGAGGCAATACCTCTATTTTGTATTCATTAGGCAAATCTAGTCAAAATGGAACAAATAAGAGATTAATAGTCGTATTAATAAAACTTTTTTCTGTTGAATGGCTGATTTTGTTATACTTTGTTGGGGGTTGCGCAACCCCAGTAACTGTTTTGGTATTCGTTTAATATTTCTCTTTGTCTGAAATATTTAAAACCACAATAGTATGGCAATCGAAGTTATCACTCGCGAAGACTTAAACGAATTCAGAAGTCTTCTTTTGAATGATTTAAAAGAAATCATTCAATCCAAACCGCAACAGCAAAAACAATGGCTCAAATCTAATGAAGTACGTAAAATGCTAAACATTTCTCCAGGTACTTTACAAAACCTCCGTATCAATGGAACATTATCTTATACCAAAATTGGAGGAATTATTTATTACGCCTATAGTGATTTAATGAAAGTATTAGAAGAAAATAAAGTGGACGCTACAGTTACTTTATTCAATCCAAAATGGTTAGTTCGATGAATTACATAAAACATCTAACAGGTTTTTTCGATAGAATAGTTCAAGACAGAAGTCTTAACCCTACCCATATTAGTCTTTACATTGCACTTTTTCAATTTTGGAATGTAAACCGTTTTCAAAATCCAATCAGTATCACTCGTGATGAAGTAATGCGAATAAGCAAAATTTGCTCCAAGGCAACGTATCATAAATGTATGCGAGAACTAAACGAAAAAGGATATATCAAATATGAGCCGTCATTTAATCCATTCAAAGGCAGTATGGTCATTCTTTTTAATTTTTCAGAAGACTTAAAGCCAGTTCAGAAAAGAGTTAGCACAACCGAAAAAAATTTACCAGTTACTGAACAGCTTGTGAACAAGCAAAGAACTAGTTCTGAAACAAGCACTGAACAAGCGCTAGTACCTTCTATAAACTATATAAACAATACAAACATTTCAAACGATTTAAACTTGCAAACGCCAGCAGAAAATTTTGAAATTAAAGATAATTTTTTAGAAAAGGAAAATATAAAAAAAGAAAAAAGTTCCGCCAAAAAAGAAAAAGAGTTTGCTTTCACTTCGGGCGCAACCGAGAAACCAACTATTCAAATTATCAAAGCGTATTTCCTCGAACAAAACTTTCTAGAACTCGAAGCTCAAAAGTTTTTTAATTATTTCTCAAGTATCGGTTGGTTAGTTGGAGGAAAAACGCCAATGGTCGATTGGCAAGCTTCAGCACAAAATTGGATGATAAACGCAACTAAATTCAAAAGCAATGGACAAAACAACCAACCTAATAGAGCAACCCATCTCAACACCACAAGTGACAAAGACTATTCAGAGCCATTATAACTACGAGGAAGTTATCATTTGGCTCGAAAAAAAAGGTGTAGAATTGTATGGAAATCATTTCAAAATTTCAGAAAGTGATTATCCAATAGTTTACAAACTCATCGCCTATTTTCTAAAAGATGATCAAACCTGTTTTCAATTCAATATAAACCTCAACAAAGGAATTATGCTTTCAGTACCAGTTGGCTGTGGCAAAACATCACTAATGAATTTGATGAAATACCTAACTCCAATCGAACGTAAATTTTCAGTAAAACCCTGCCGAGACATAAGTTTTGAATTTATCCAAGACGGCTACGAAGTAATCCATAGATACTCCAAAGGCAAACTCTACCAATCCGAAGCCAAAGCAATTTGCTTCGACGATTTAGGAACTGAAAACAACCTAAAATATTTTGGAAACGAATGTAACGTAATGGCAGAAATTCTATTATCTCGATACGATTTATTCACTTCCAAAAAACTACAAACACATATAACCACAAACCTTTCAGCTTCTGAAATTGAGAATGTATATGGTAATCGGGTAAGGAGTAGGTTGAGAGAGATGATTAATTTGATAGCTTTTGATAGCAATATAAATGATAAGAGAAAGTAAAATTTTATAGTTATTTTTATAATCTAAACAATTACAATGATAACAAGTATTGAACAAGCGCTTTTAAGTTGCAATCCTGATAAGTTTGCTAATATTTGTAGATTATATTTAGGCTACAGGTATTCAATTGTGAATCCAACTGGTTTAGTTGTAGGAAAAGAAAAATCAAAGAAAGGAACTCCAGATAATTTTATTTCAGATAATGATTCTTATATTTTTAGTGAGATAACAACTATTGACAAAAACCAATTAGTTCCAAAACTAAAAAAAGATATTGAACATTGTTTTAATCAAAGTGATATTTCTTCAGATAAAATAGTTAGAATTATTTTAATATGTAATCAAGAAATTACGACAAAAATTCAAGAAGAACTAAATGATCACAAAAACTTAATAAATAAATTTACTAAACTAGAAGTAATTGGTTTAGATGCTTTTGCTACGATTATTTTTAGAGATTATCCTTCATTAGCAAAAGAACTGGGATTAAGTATTGATACAGGTCAGATTTTAGAAATGAGTGAATTTGTAATTCAGTATGAAAAATCAAAATTTGCTACCCCCTTGTCAAATGCCTTTTTTAACAGAGAAACGGAATTAGAGAAAAGTGTAGAATTACTAAAGCAATATGATTTTTTACTTATTACTGGGCAAGCTGGTGTTGGTAAAACCAAATTTTCAATTCAGTTAGTTACAAATTATCTGAAAAGTAATCCAGGATATATTGTGAAGTATATTAGAAACAATAATCAACTAATTTGGGATGATTTAAAAATACAAATAACAAAAAACAACAAGTACATCATTGTTATTGATGATGCTAATAAACTCAAAAGTAATCTAGCATCAATTATACATTTTAAAAACGAATTCAGTTCTGGTAACATTAAAATTATAATGACTGTTAGAAATTATCTGAAACGAGAAATTGAATATCAACTTAAAGAAAATGGTTTAATAGAATTGGCAAATTTTGAGAAATCAGAATTAGCAAAAATCTTGCAATCTCCCGAATTTAACATTACTGATTATTATACAGATAAAATATATTCAATTTCAAAAGGAAATCCAAGAATTGCCCTAATGGGAGCTATTGCTGGGATAAATAACGAAATCGAAAAACTCACTAATGCATCATCAATATTGGAAGAGTATTTTTCATCAGCAAATAATAGTCTAAAAGATGATTTAGTTTTACTAAAGACCGCTGGAATATTAACACTTTTTAGATCTATTGATATTTCTAATTCAGGTGTAACCGATGAAATTTCAAAGTATTTTGACATTAACAAAAATGAATTAGTAGAAAAATTAAGCTTACTGGTAAAAAATGAAATTGCCGACGAATACAAAAATACCTATAAAATTGCGGACCAAATTCTTGGAGAATATGTTTTCTATTTGGTTTTCATTAAAGAACAACATATTCCATTTAAACAACTATTGAATTTACACTTTGACGAACATAAAATTTCATTGATGACACTTTTAAATCCAATAATTAGTAATTATGGTTTTTATGAAATAAAAGATTTGATATTGTATGATGTTAATCAAAAATGGAATTCTATTAAAGATGACCAAGATAAATCAATAAAATTTTTAGAAAGTTTTTGGTTTTATTTAGAAACGGAAACAATTGTATTCATCAATAAAATTATAAGTTTAAAAACTGAATTTGAATTAGATAATCTTAAGTTTGAAATTTACAAAGACAACCATACTGAATCGTATGACGATAAGATAATCGCTCTTTTAGTGAATTTTCAAAACCTTCCAAATAAATTTGAAGTTGCTTTGGCATTATTATTAAAGTATGGTTTATCAAACGAAATCCTATTTACTAAAACATTAAAAGTTCTCACACAATCATTTACATACAAAAGATTTAGCTATGAATATGGTTATAAAATTCAAATAAAACTCTTTGATTTTTTATATTCAAAAGTTAATGAAAATAATATTTTTTATTCCAAGATCATTCTATTCATTGCTAATAAATATCTAATTGATAGTTACGAGTGCCACTATGGCGGTAACGGAAGGCAGTTTTACTTTAATCAGGAATATATTGTGCTAACCGAAGAACACAAAAGTTTTAGAACTAAACTTTTTGAGTTCATTTTTGACTGTTATAAAAACACAGAATTAAAAGACTGTGTATATGATTTCTTCGATAAACATAGGTATTCGCATCTCAATCGTGGTGAAATAAGAGTAATCAATTTTGATAAAAAACTAATAATTCCTTTTTTTGAAAACAACTTTAATAATGGCGAATTTAGAGAATCTTCAATTGTGCACAATTACTTAAGAACACTTGGTTTTTCAAAAATAACATTCAAAAAAGAGGTTAGAAATCTTATTAGCTCAAAAGAGTTTAAGTTATGGCTATTTTTAGATGAAAAA
The Flavobacterium sp. 5 DNA segment above includes these coding regions:
- a CDS encoding ketopantoate reductase family protein encodes the protein MKKSITVIGLGGVGGYFGFKLAQTYSVSLDIAITFVARNETYEIIKNNGLTLLSPEHSNSKAYPNYLIDNLNDLPVSDLLLICVKEYDLEAVCLTIKEKIKNDTIILPLMNGADIYERIRGIIPNGIVLPACVYVASHIKEKACIEHKGKAGKIILGKDPLHQQFSPDEIVSTLKNAGIDMEFKENSLPEIWTKFFFIASFGLVTARYNKSIGQVNEEDNLKMEALAIMAEIKKITNLKGIKLSDTIIADTFEKAATFPYHTPTSLQLDVQSKKSQNELELFAVTIIKYGKELKLKVPATIKIYEEIKQLNTVL
- a CDS encoding DinB family protein, with the protein product MKFTIDKSIEILTSTPFVLKANLNQLSSEWLHNNEGENTWSPFEIVIHLINGEKTNWLPRIHIILSENKEKSLESFIRMDDIDYYKERSISELLNEFKERRNQNINDLKAMQIDDDDLNKTAIHPVFGTVKLSQLIATWTLHDLNHLSQISRVLAKQYKEEVGPWKEYLPILGK
- a CDS encoding GNAT family N-acetyltransferase; translated protein: MESKYHIVNTSPNDLEMICWMFEEAIAYQKRNNYKGWDSYDKAFLENEISKLLQFKIVENKKILCIFSVCFNDPLIWREKDTGTSIYLHRITVNPKFKGQKQFKKVLNWAIEYAYKNKLDTIRMDTWAENTTIIDYYKSYGFQFLENYKTANTKELPIQHRNLNVALLEYKVKPIAKTNDI
- a CDS encoding GNAT family N-acetyltransferase — its product is MIFDNYELRLLQRDDKKCFFQLIKNNIGRLEDFVVGIVAQTKTEDDVENFINNSIIKILNKSYYPYLVIDLKTKKPIGFVDIKNIDWNIPKAELGFFIDENYTGKGISTKAIIHLSEYLFDELKFNKLLLRIHQSNKSSIGVAEKCGFEFEGIIKNDYKTTKGKIVDFRYYGKVKS
- a CDS encoding isocitrate lyase/phosphoenolpyruvate mutase family protein → MATQFEKGLLFEKLHHLNNETFIIPNPWDIASAKILAHFGFKALATSSAALALSEGVSDNELPLEKVLIHLKKITSATNLPVTADLGNGFFDKPEMIYDTIIKAAETGIVGASIEDTNSNKNYPLELAVERIKAASEAAKSLNFPFMLTARADNYFIGNPNLKDTIKRLQAYQMAGADVLFAPGIILKEEIQSIVTSIDKPLNVLMGIKGSNSNFEELSKIGVKRISLGASLYRNTMTRFIESIESIKQTGQFDFADESLSFQEIKNLQ
- a CDS encoding thioesterase family protein, which gives rise to MNKNPNSKYKIRFPDCDMFGHLNNSRYLDYLINAREDHLKDFYNFDFNEYYKNDLAWVINSHEITYLRPAVFNEIVTIQSTLLNLDIESLHLETIMMNEEQNQIKAIMRSILIPINLKTGRKAPHNSEFMEWAKTIENKEVGNQGDLKERIKQLLSDFKSK
- a CDS encoding helix-turn-helix domain-containing protein, with protein sequence MAIEVITREDLNEFRSLLLNDLKEIIQSKPQQQKQWLKSNEVRKMLNISPGTLQNLRINGTLSYTKIGGIIYYAYSDLMKVLEENKVDATVTLFNPKWLVR
- a CDS encoding transcriptional regulator, encoding MNYIKHLTGFFDRIVQDRSLNPTHISLYIALFQFWNVNRFQNPISITRDEVMRISKICSKATYHKCMRELNEKGYIKYEPSFNPFKGSMVILFNFSEDLKPVQKRVSTTEKNLPVTEQLVNKQRTSSETSTEQALVPSINYINNTNISNDLNLQTPAENFEIKDNFLEKENIKKEKSSAKKEKEFAFTSGATEKPTIQIIKAYFLEQNFLELEAQKFFNYFSSIGWLVGGKTPMVDWQASAQNWMINATKFKSNGQNNQPNRATHLNTTSDKDYSEPL
- a CDS encoding ATPase, translating into MDKTTNLIEQPISTPQVTKTIQSHYNYEEVIIWLEKKGVELYGNHFKISESDYPIVYKLIAYFLKDDQTCFQFNINLNKGIMLSVPVGCGKTSLMNLMKYLTPIERKFSVKPCRDISFEFIQDGYEVIHRYSKGKLYQSEAKAICFDDLGTENNLKYFGNECNVMAEILLSRYDLFTSKKLQTHITTNLSASEIENVYGNRVRSRLREMINLIAFDSNINDKRK